One window of the Candidatus Chryseobacterium colombiense genome contains the following:
- a CDS encoding PDDEXK nuclease domain-containing protein, with amino-acid sequence MSNIFSNDLSKKISVLLNEARQKVVQTVNHTMVVTYFEIGRMIIEEEQNGRERADYGKQLISELSRNLTTEFGKGFSVTNLQQMRQFYLVYSKQQTLSVISEKQQKSSAEFKLSWSHYLKLMRIDDELERKFYEIEAFKNNWSLRELNRQYDSALFTRLALSKDKNKILKLAEKGQVIEKPQDVVKDPYILEFIGLPEHNTYSENELEQKLIDKLEHFLLELGTGFTFVARQNRISFDDKHFRIDLVFYNRILRCFVLIDLKVGELKHQDIGQMQMYVNYYDRKVKLKDENKTIGIILCQNKSEAVVEFTLPDNNTQIFASKYLTVLPSKETLIKLIEAEE; translated from the coding sequence ATGTCGAATATATTCTCGAACGATTTATCAAAAAAGATTTCTGTTTTACTGAATGAAGCTCGTCAGAAAGTGGTTCAGACTGTAAATCACACGATGGTTGTAACTTATTTTGAGATCGGACGGATGATCATTGAAGAGGAGCAAAACGGAAGAGAAAGAGCCGATTATGGAAAGCAACTGATCTCAGAATTATCACGAAATCTTACAACGGAGTTCGGGAAAGGATTTTCAGTGACAAACTTGCAGCAAATGAGGCAGTTTTATCTTGTTTATTCAAAACAACAGACACTGTCTGTTATTTCTGAGAAACAGCAGAAATCGTCTGCTGAATTCAAATTAAGCTGGTCGCATTATCTAAAATTGATGAGAATTGATGATGAGCTGGAAAGGAAATTTTATGAAATTGAAGCATTCAAAAACAATTGGAGTCTCCGAGAACTTAACAGACAGTATGATTCTGCGTTGTTCACGAGGCTTGCATTAAGTAAAGATAAAAACAAAATCTTAAAGCTTGCTGAAAAAGGGCAGGTAATTGAAAAGCCACAGGATGTTGTTAAAGATCCCTACATTTTAGAATTCATTGGACTTCCGGAACATAATACATATTCAGAAAATGAATTGGAACAAAAGCTAATCGATAAACTTGAACATTTTCTGCTGGAACTTGGAACGGGATTTACTTTTGTAGCAAGACAAAACAGAATAAGCTTTGATGATAAGCATTTTAGAATCGATCTGGTATTTTATAACAGAATCCTGAGATGTTTTGTGCTGATCGATCTTAAAGTAGGGGAGTTGAAACACCAGGATATCGGGCAAATGCAGATGTATGTAAATTATTATGATCGAAAAGTAAAACTCAAAGATGAGAATAAAACAATCGGAATAATACTTTGCCAAAATAAAAGCGAAGCAGTGGTTGAATTCACACTTCCGGATAATAACACCCAAATCTTTGCGAGTAAATACTTAACAGTTTTACCAAGTAAGGAAACGTTGATTAAACTTATTGAAGCTGAAGAATAG
- a CDS encoding MFS transporter — protein sequence MKNFRIKIVLFLNYFVFAILLNSVGTVILQMQQNFGITKSSASVLEGFKDLPIAICSFILASFLPKIGIKKSMLIALFLVSCMCFVMPFANDFWFFKLLFTIVGISFALIKISVFTSIGLVTNTDKEHSSFMGYLEGFFMIGVLAGNVLFSLFIDDHNPKSTHWLNVYWVLGGVSTLSFLFLFFTKLNESDAKSEKTDLLGDLRNSISLFSYKKVLFFLLCAFLFVLVEQSFQTWTPTFYKEILKVPTSMSIQAGAVLAGAFALGRFVSGFFSKKFSWIYVVSFCVVGFAISILLVLPLTHNIHINTNTTWFNAPLVVYLFPLMGGLLAPIYPSINSVILASIPKYLHSAMAGLIVVFSAIGGTIGSIITGFVFQEFSGQQAFYLSLIPLFLLIVSAIIMNKLKINPKK from the coding sequence ATGAAAAATTTTAGAATTAAAATTGTTCTCTTTTTAAACTATTTCGTTTTTGCAATTCTTTTGAATTCTGTTGGAACGGTTATTTTACAGATGCAACAAAATTTTGGAATTACAAAGTCTTCTGCAAGTGTATTAGAAGGTTTTAAAGATTTGCCGATTGCAATTTGCTCATTTATTTTAGCATCATTTTTACCAAAAATAGGAATCAAAAAATCTATGTTAATTGCATTGTTTTTGGTAAGCTGTATGTGTTTTGTGATGCCTTTTGCTAACGACTTCTGGTTTTTCAAATTACTGTTTACCATTGTAGGGATTTCTTTCGCATTAATTAAAATTTCTGTTTTTACCTCTATCGGATTGGTGACCAATACAGATAAAGAACACTCCAGTTTTATGGGATATCTGGAAGGTTTTTTTATGATTGGAGTTTTGGCAGGAAATGTTTTATTCAGTCTGTTTATCGACGATCATAATCCCAAATCTACGCATTGGCTCAATGTGTATTGGGTTTTGGGTGGAGTTTCAACCTTGTCGTTTTTATTTTTATTCTTTACTAAGCTCAATGAGAGTGATGCGAAAAGTGAGAAAACCGATTTGCTTGGAGATTTAAGAAACAGCATCAGTCTATTCAGCTACAAAAAAGTACTGTTCTTTTTATTATGTGCTTTCCTTTTTGTTTTGGTGGAGCAGAGTTTTCAGACCTGGACTCCCACTTTTTATAAAGAAATTTTGAAAGTTCCTACTTCGATGTCTATTCAGGCAGGAGCCGTTTTGGCAGGAGCTTTCGCTTTAGGAAGATTTGTATCGGGCTTTTTCTCTAAGAAATTCAGCTGGATTTATGTTGTTTCTTTCTGTGTCGTTGGTTTTGCGATAAGTATTTTACTGGTTTTACCATTAACTCATAACATTCATATTAATACAAATACCACTTGGTTCAATGCTCCGCTCGTCGTGTATTTATTTCCATTAATGGGCGGGTTGTTGGCCCCGATTTATCCGAGTATCAATTCTGTGATTTTAGCATCAATTCCGAAATATTTACACAGTGCAATGGCAGGTTTAATAGTTGTTTTCTCTGCAATCGGAGGTACAATCGGATCGATTATCACAGGTTTTGTATTTCAGGAATTCAGTGGACAACAGGCATTTTACCTTTCATTAATTCCGCTTTTTTTACTGATTGTTTCTGCAATTATTATGAACAAATTAAAAATAAATCCTAAAAAATAA
- a CDS encoding serine protease → MENANLITLTNDKGELATVKEVIFPNDKNIDIAIIVVDNFVFYDTKHFNVVAPEILEQVLTIGYPPIPGFDAFQLYEISSINNSYKFSNGQIIGKEVSYLDSIEYFILNAKVKGGNSGSPVINRKGNMIGMIIQIPMDSEDFEKIDKLGYGILTPSTEIVKYLGGGEKNQDVTIFQCENIDKGFRIIT, encoded by the coding sequence GTGGAAAATGCAAACTTAATTACATTGACAAATGACAAGGGTGAATTAGCAACCGTGAAAGAAGTCATCTTTCCCAATGATAAGAATATTGATATTGCAATTATTGTTGTTGACAATTTTGTATTCTATGATACAAAACATTTTAATGTAGTAGCTCCGGAAATACTTGAACAGGTTTTAACAATCGGATATCCTCCCATTCCAGGCTTTGATGCTTTTCAGTTATATGAAATATCGTCAATAAATAACAGCTACAAATTTTCAAATGGACAAATTATTGGTAAAGAAGTTTCTTATCTCGACAGTATTGAATATTTTATTCTAAATGCCAAAGTAAAAGGAGGAAACAGTGGTAGCCCGGTTATCAACCGTAAGGGAAATATGATTGGGATGATAATTCAAATACCAATGGACTCAGAAGATTTTGAAAAAATTGATAAATTAGGATATGGGATCCTGACACCATCAACTGAAATAGTTAAGTATTTAGGAGGCGGGGAAAAAAATCAAGATGTAACAATATTTCAATGTGAAAACATAGATAAAGGATTTAGAATCATAACGTGA
- a CDS encoding AraC family transcriptional regulator, whose amino-acid sequence MKVSYESILPDKNCSFRILHNNVPVKELKWEYHYHPEIELICVISGSGTRHVGYNKSNFRNGDLVLIGSNIPHSGFGINSLDPHEEIVVQFREEIIALPREVEEISGLRKLITLSQFGILFSSKVKRKYLPKLVQLLEAENSKRYPLLLNLLFELADEKDYVLLNKEVMPHTIISKHKERLQVIFTFLEKNYDKQIDINEVADLANLTLPAFCNFFKKATKLTFSDFVNQYRMEKACTLLLEGKSITEACYSTGYSSISYFGRTFKKYMGKTPTEFNKELNK is encoded by the coding sequence ATGAAAGTTAGTTATGAAAGCATTCTTCCGGACAAAAATTGCTCTTTTAGGATTTTACATAATAATGTACCGGTAAAAGAACTGAAATGGGAATACCATTATCATCCAGAAATCGAACTGATATGTGTTATTTCAGGCAGTGGTACGAGGCACGTTGGCTATAATAAAAGCAATTTCAGGAACGGAGACCTGGTATTGATAGGATCCAATATTCCGCATTCCGGATTTGGTATCAATTCTCTTGACCCTCATGAGGAAATTGTTGTCCAGTTCAGAGAAGAAATTATTGCTCTACCTCGGGAAGTGGAAGAAATTTCAGGTTTAAGAAAATTAATTACACTATCGCAGTTTGGAATTTTATTCAGTTCAAAGGTTAAGAGAAAATATTTGCCAAAACTTGTTCAATTGCTTGAAGCTGAAAACTCCAAAAGATATCCTCTCCTGCTTAATCTATTATTCGAATTAGCGGATGAAAAAGATTATGTACTTCTTAATAAAGAGGTAATGCCACATACAATTATCTCGAAACATAAAGAACGGTTACAAGTTATTTTTACCTTTCTTGAAAAAAATTATGATAAGCAGATTGATATTAATGAAGTTGCAGATCTTGCCAATCTTACTCTACCCGCATTTTGTAATTTTTTTAAAAAAGCCACAAAGCTTACCTTCTCTGATTTTGTCAATCAATACAGGATGGAGAAAGCTTGTACCTTACTGCTGGAGGGTAAGAGTATCACAGAAGCCTGTTACAGTACGGGATACAGCAGTATCTCATATTTTGGCAGGACTTTTAAAAAATATATGGGGAAAACGCCTACAGAATTCAATAAAGAGCTAAACAAATAA
- a CDS encoding trehalase family glycosidase: MNNQLYINEIQTLFDEVQRSQIFEDQKTMTDAFPLLSVAEINSKYENEKNAKGFDLKQFVLSNFDFLGTKISIKREIQLPIDEHIDKLWDELTRTAYEEKGTLLKLPQPYVVPGGRFNEFFYWDSYFIMLGLQVSDRVEMMKNIIENCSYLIQTVGFVPNASRTHFLSRSQPPYFSLMLDLLFETTKDENIYIKYYDTLEKEYAFWMNGAEKLENGLAVKRVVKTTDGDILNRYYDSENEPRPESYLIDIEDSENAGEEFYRNIRSACESGWDFSSRWFADGETIQTIETLNLAQVDLNCLLWHLENTLAKSSSLQNLSEKGKYYSERATGRKQIINKYFWDANSGTYKDYHTKKNIQTSSEHIAALYPLFLCLANENQAKSVAENIEGKFLYIGGLATTTKNSGQQWDFPNAWAPYQWLGFKSMKNYGFDDLAEKIKNNWCSNVERVYNNTGKLMEKYNVEDANSIAGGGEYPNQDGFGWTNGVYLKLKNKH; encoded by the coding sequence ATGAATAATCAACTATATATCAACGAAATTCAGACGCTTTTTGATGAGGTTCAAAGGTCTCAGATTTTTGAAGACCAAAAAACAATGACAGATGCTTTTCCATTATTGTCTGTTGCTGAAATTAATTCTAAATATGAAAATGAAAAAAATGCAAAAGGTTTTGACTTAAAACAATTTGTATTGTCAAATTTCGATTTTCTTGGAACTAAAATTTCAATTAAAAGAGAAATACAGTTGCCAATTGATGAACATATTGACAAACTTTGGGACGAATTGACCAGAACAGCTTATGAAGAAAAAGGAACCTTGCTGAAACTTCCACAACCATATGTTGTTCCGGGAGGACGTTTCAATGAATTTTTCTATTGGGACAGTTACTTTATTATGTTGGGTTTACAGGTTTCCGACAGAGTAGAAATGATGAAAAATATCATTGAAAACTGTTCTTATTTAATTCAAACTGTTGGATTTGTACCGAATGCAAGTCGAACTCATTTCCTAAGTCGTTCTCAACCGCCTTATTTTTCGTTAATGCTCGATTTACTTTTTGAAACAACGAAAGATGAGAATATTTACATAAAATATTATGACACTTTAGAAAAAGAATATGCTTTCTGGATGAACGGAGCTGAAAAACTGGAAAACGGTTTGGCTGTGAAAAGAGTAGTAAAAACAACTGATGGAGATATTTTGAATAGATATTACGATTCTGAAAACGAACCTCGTCCTGAAAGTTATTTAATTGATATCGAAGACAGTGAAAATGCGGGTGAAGAATTTTACAGGAACATCAGAAGTGCCTGTGAATCAGGTTGGGATTTTTCAAGCAGGTGGTTTGCGGACGGAGAAACAATTCAGACCATTGAAACTTTAAATCTTGCTCAGGTTGACTTGAACTGTCTTTTATGGCATTTGGAAAATACTTTAGCAAAATCTTCATCACTTCAAAATTTATCTGAAAAAGGAAAATATTATTCAGAAAGAGCGACAGGCAGAAAACAGATAATTAATAAATATTTCTGGGATGCAAATTCAGGAACATATAAAGATTATCACACGAAAAAAAATATACAAACTTCGTCGGAGCATATTGCAGCTCTTTATCCTTTGTTTCTTTGTTTGGCGAATGAAAATCAAGCAAAATCGGTTGCTGAAAATATTGAGGGAAAGTTTCTTTATATAGGAGGTTTAGCTACCACGACCAAAAATTCCGGTCAGCAATGGGATTTTCCAAATGCCTGGGCTCCTTATCAATGGTTGGGTTTTAAATCGATGAAGAATTATGGGTTTGATGATTTGGCCGAAAAAATTAAAAATAACTGGTGTTCCAATGTAGAACGTGTATACAACAATACCGGAAAGCTGATGGAAAAATATAATGTGGAAGATGCCAACAGTATTGCAGGTGGAGGAGAATATCCAAACCAGGATGGTTTCGGATGGACTAATGGAGTTTACTTGAAACTTAAAAACAAACATTAA